In the Armatimonadota bacterium genome, GCGCGCCGCCGCGGGCTCCGACAGCCTGCCGGTTCGATCTCAGGCGCCGCCCGGCGGCGCGGCCATCAGCGCCGAGCGGACGACGTCCTCGTAGCGCACGCTGCTGGGGTCGAACGCCTCGAGGTTTTCGATCAGCCGCTTGAACGTGGTGTCGAACGACGGCAGCGTCTTGCGCGCGCGGCCCAGCGGCGTCGTCCGCGCCAGGACGAAGGCCTTGACGTAGGGATGCCGCAGGCCCCGACGACGGAGCCTGGCCACGATGTCGTTGAGCACCTCGTCGGCTGCGCGTACCTGTGCGGCACGCTCCTCGCGGGTCCGCAACGCCGCGGGCAGGGGGAGCCTGAGGAAGCGGTCCACCCGCCGCAGGATCGGCGCGAACGCACCGCCGGCGAAGCGCCCGTCGCTCTCGTAACACAGCCCCAGCGTGATGTAGTGGGCGGCCTCGAACTGGAAGGCGTAGTCGTCCTCGGCCGCCCTGGGCGTCTCGGCGGCCAGCGCCCGGTACATGCCGATGACCTCCAGGGCCTTCTCCTTGAGGTTGTGGGCCTTCTCGGTGTTCAGCGCCAGAATCTGGTAGGCCACCATCAGGTCCGGGATGGCGATGGCCGGGACGAGTTCCCCCTGCAGTTTCTCCAGCGCCGCGCGCCGGTGGTTGCCGTTGGGTGTCCAGTAGACGCCGGGGCCCGGGGAGACGACCACGATGGGGTCGACGAAGCGGCGCAGTTTCCTGATGACCTCCTGGAGGCGCTTGACGTGGGTGGGCGAGAGACGGCGCTGGAACGGCGTCGGCGCTACCCGGTCCAGTGGCAACAGGCAGAACACCTGCCAGTGGTCGCCAAGCGGCTCCTGGTAGACCGCCAGCACGTGCCCGCCGTCAGCCTCGATCTGCTCGGCCAGGGCCCGCACCTGGCGCGGCGGCTCACGCTGCGGATACGTGGCCCACGGACTCATGGCGGCTCGCCGCCCCTGGGTCGGACGCCGGGCCTCCCGCCCCGGAGCGCGCCAGGGCCTGTCGGCGCGCGGAGCCCCGGCCGCAGGCGCCCGGTATGCCCGTCCACTGGAAGACCCACCGTCGGGACTATTCGGATCGCCGGCCCTGGGCTCCCTGCCGGCGGCGCGTCGTCACCGGAGCGCGCTGCGCCAGCACCCCGGGACCTGCGTCGCGCTCGGGTGGCCACGGGGACTGCCGCGGGCCGTCTGTTCGAGGCAGTGCGGAACCGTGCGATACGGTGGCCGCTAATATGGGTAAGAGGTTTTTGATCGAGCAGGTTTCCGGCTGGAGCCCGGAGGGAGGACGAACATGCAGGCCAACGGGCCAGGGCAGGGGCTGCAGTTCATCTACGTGCTGGCCCACGCCCTGGGACAGGTGATCGTGCGCGGCATCCAGACGATCGTGCCGCAGACGCCGATTCCGTCCGACCTGGTCGATCCCATCGGCCTGCTCGCGGTGCTGACGCTCTTCGTGCTGCTCGCGGGCGTCGCCCGGCGCATCGCCTGGATCATCGTCGTCGTCGGATGGGTCCTGATCGGCGTGCGGATCGCCCTGCTCCTGCTCGGGCGGTGACGTGCGCCGCAGGCGCGACAAGGTAGACGGTGCCGACCGTTCCTGCCGGCAGGAGCGCTCTGCTAGTATGGGGAGTACTCCACGCTTCTGGAGGTGACGGGCATGGCGACGGCTGGTTTCGGTGCGTACGCGCTGACGCTGCTG is a window encoding:
- a CDS encoding ParB N-terminal domain-containing protein, which translates into the protein MSPWATYPQREPPRQVRALAEQIEADGGHVLAVYQEPLGDHWQVFCLLPLDRVAPTPFQRRLSPTHVKRLQEVIRKLRRFVDPIVVVSPGPGVYWTPNGNHRRAALEKLQGELVPAIAIPDLMVAYQILALNTEKAHNLKEKALEVIGMYRALAAETPRAAEDDYAFQFEAAHYITLGLCYESDGRFAGGAFAPILRRVDRFLRLPLPAALRTREERAAQVRAADEVLNDIVARLRRRGLRHPYVKAFVLARTTPLGRARKTLPSFDTTFKRLIENLEAFDPSSVRYEDVVRSALMAAPPGGA